One genomic window of Cololabis saira isolate AMF1-May2022 chromosome 3, fColSai1.1, whole genome shotgun sequence includes the following:
- the LOC133441092 gene encoding c-Myc-binding protein-like: protein MAHYRAPDSKREQFRRYLEKAGVVDSLTSVLVSLYEKPERPPNALEFVKQNLGAVGEISDDTDALQQEVADLRQRCARLAEENTDLKARLQLYEPASEE from the exons ATGGCGCATTATAGG GCTCCAGACTCCAAGAGAGAGCAGTTTCGCAGATATCTAGAAAAAGCAGGTGTTGTGGACAGCCTCACCAGCG ttttagtaTCTCTGTACGAAAAGCCAGAGAGGCCCCCCAATGCTCTAGA ATTTGTCAAGCAGAACCTTGGTGCTGTTGGGGAGATTTCAGACGACACTGATGCTCTGCAGCAGGAAGTGGCCGACCTGAGGCAGAGGTGTGCTCGTCTGGCAGAGGAAAACACAGATCTCAAAGCTAGG CTGCAACTTTATGAACCCGCATCAGAAGAGTGA
- the gja9a gene encoding gap junction protein alpha 9a: MRNWNFLGGILEEVHIHSNMVGKIWLTILFIFRMLVLGVAAEDLWIDEQVDFICNTDQPGCRNVCYDLAFPISPIRYWVLQVIFVSSPSLVYVGHAVYRLRALEKARWRKKTLLRRELEDVDPAVARKRVEREMKQLDHVKLDKAPLRGALLRTYVAHIIIRSIVEVGFMAGQYLLYGFNIYPLFKCEQEPCPNAVDCYVSRPTEKTVFMMFMQSIAGLSLFLSILEVLHLGYRKIKKAFLDFFANDDCNVNKCQKESVLHTHGSASQNAKIRVEGRNMFSNPIKPAIPPLDVNDYRCSAPSPPEYNFSPAAVQSDLQCCDYAISSKQKLDTFFHPPHHRVQSPGSQKWPQKVVCPSFSSPIPGRGSRTLCRAHGSLKCPTALEDKSSDTDTNRGTKASSRSLSRQTQSKSIAQLQKGPSALELRSDSSSGSRCNARPASSNSKSSMGSSRRAPDLQI, translated from the coding sequence ATGAGAAACTGGAACTTCCTCGGGGGGATTTTGGAGGAGGTACACATCCATTCCAATATGGTGGGAAAAATCTGGCTCACCATTCTGTTCATCTTCCGCATGCTGGTGCTCGGGGTGGCAGCTGAGGATTTGTGGATAGACGAGCAAGTGGACTTCATCTGCAACACTGATCAGCCCGGGTGCAGGAACGTGTGCTATGATCTGGCTTTCCCAATCTCCCCCATCCGCTACTGGGTGCTGCAGGTCATTTTTGTGTCCTCGCCTTCATTGGTTTACGTGGGCCACGCCGTCTACAGGCTGCGGGCCCTGGAGAAGGCGAGATGGAGGAAGAAAACTCTGCTGCGGAGGGAACTAGAGGATGTGGACCCGGCCGTAGCCAGGAAGAGGGTTGAACGGGAAATGAAACAGCTTGATCACGTAAAGCTTGACAAAGCTCCTCTGAGGGGAGCTCTGCTGCGTACCTACGTGGCTCACATCATCATCCGCTCTATTGTTGAAGTAGGCTTCATGGCAGGTCAGTACCTACTCTACGGTTTTAACATCTACCCGCTCTTCAAGTGTGAGCAGGAGCCTTGTCCCAATGCCGTAGACTGTTACGTTTCCAGACCAACAGAAAAAACTGTCTTCATGATGTTCATGCAAAGCATTGCTGGCCTCTCGCTCTTCCTGAGCATCTTGGAGGTGCTGCATCTGGGGTACAGGAAGATTAAAAAGGCTTTTTTGGACTTCTTTGCAAATGATGATTGCAATGTCAACAAATGCCAAAAAGAGTCTGTTCTTCATACACACGGAAGTGCAtcccaaaatgcaaaaattagGGTGGAGGGTCGAAACATGTTCTCAAATCCGATCAAACCAGCTATCCCGCCTCTAGATGTGAATGATTATCGATGTTCAGCTCCAAGCCCACCAGAGTATAACTTCTCCCCAGCTGCCGTGCAATCTGACTTGCAGTGCTGCGACTATGCAATTAGTTCAAAACAAAAGTTAGACACATTTTTCCATCCTCCCCACCACAGGGTCCAGAGTCCAGGGTCTCAAAAATGGCCACAGAAGGTAGTTTGtccctccttctcctctccaATACCAGGAAGGGGATCAAGGACACTGTGCAGAGCTCATGGGTCTTTAAAATGCCCCACAGCCCTGGAAGATAAAAGTTCCGACACAGATACAAACAGAGGTACAAAAGCCAGCAGCAGATCTCTCAGCAGGCAAACGCAGTCAAAATCAATTGCCCAACTTCAAAAAGGGCCATCAGCCCTGGAGTTGCGTAGTGACTCTAGCTCAGGATCCAGGTGCAACGCAAGACCAGCGTCGTCCAACTCCAAATCATCTATGGGAAGTAGCAGAAGAGCGCCAGACCTGCAAATCTGA